The candidate division WOR-3 bacterium genome has a window encoding:
- a CDS encoding phosphoglucosamine mutase, with the protein MSGLIFSVSGLRGVVNRDLSPETVEMFAGAFGRFVGGGRLALGRDARFSSEELAKAATMGLNVAGSSVVDLGVCPTPTVVHFVRQQGLQGGLVITASHNPAEWNGMKFVHSSGRFLAPEEFELFRAEVEKVKNGNGSGTFRTVTRSVVADGVAGHIAAIEESSLLQGIDGKGLRIGVDAVDGAASVAAPRLLQRLGCTVREIFCSIGRNQGFPRPPEPRAESLSALCDLVRQEKLDAGFAFDPDGDRFSCVDELGVPLGEEATLALAALFVLKRRHGPVVVNLSTSKMIDDICQRFGVEVERTKVGEAFVVQRIVERGAVLGGEGNGGVILPEINLTRDGLVASALVVALMKTSGKKLSELRQELPEYHMEKVTVPGERFSADDFVSRLEQRLPFTGLDRTEGVRLFGKDWWVHIRKSNTEPIVRVVAEARTKKEVENILQVVTGLVNES; encoded by the coding sequence ATGAGCGGTCTGATTTTTTCCGTTTCCGGTTTGCGCGGGGTCGTGAACCGTGATTTGAGCCCGGAAACAGTTGAGATGTTTGCCGGCGCTTTTGGGCGGTTTGTGGGCGGTGGCAGGTTGGCGCTGGGCAGGGATGCGAGATTCAGCAGTGAGGAACTGGCAAAGGCGGCAACGATGGGTTTAAATGTTGCCGGCAGTAGTGTGGTTGATTTGGGCGTTTGCCCGACCCCGACCGTGGTCCATTTTGTGCGGCAGCAGGGTTTACAGGGCGGGTTGGTGATTACCGCAAGCCACAATCCTGCGGAGTGGAACGGGATGAAGTTTGTCCACAGTTCCGGGCGGTTTCTTGCGCCCGAGGAGTTTGAGCTTTTTCGGGCTGAGGTGGAGAAGGTTAAAAATGGTAATGGGTCAGGAACTTTCCGCACAGTAACGCGCAGCGTGGTGGCGGATGGTGTTGCCGGTCACATTGCGGCGATTGAGGAAAGTTCTTTGTTGCAGGGGATAGATGGTAAAGGGCTGCGCATCGGGGTTGATGCGGTTGACGGTGCGGCATCGGTTGCCGCGCCCCGGCTTTTGCAACGGTTGGGCTGTACGGTGCGCGAAATTTTTTGTTCCATCGGGAGAAATCAAGGTTTTCCCCGACCACCAGAGCCCAGGGCAGAGAGTTTAAGTGCGCTTTGTGATTTGGTGCGGCAGGAGAAACTTGATGCCGGTTTTGCGTTTGACCCGGATGGTGACCGGTTTAGTTGTGTTGATGAGTTGGGTGTGCCTCTGGGCGAAGAGGCGACATTGGCGCTGGCAGCGCTTTTTGTGCTCAAGCGCCGGCACGGTCCGGTGGTGGTGAATCTGTCCACGAGCAAGATGATTGATGATATCTGCCAGCGGTTCGGGGTTGAGGTTGAGCGCACGAAGGTGGGCGAGGCGTTTGTTGTGCAGCGGATTGTGGAACGGGGTGCGGTTTTGGGTGGTGAGGGTAATGGCGGGGTGATTCTGCCCGAAATCAATTTGACCCGGGATGGGCTGGTGGCGAGCGCGCTGGTGGTGGCGCTGATGAAGACAAGCGGGAAAAAGCTTTCCGAGTTGCGGCAGGAGTTGCCCGAGTATCATATGGAAAAGGTAACGGTGCCCGGGGAAAGGTTTAGCGCCGATGATTTTGTTTCCCGGCTGGAACAACGGTTGCCTTTTACCGGTCTTGACCGTACCGAAGGGGTGCGGCTTTTCGGGAAAGACTGGTGGGTGCACATCCGCAAGAGCAACACCGAGCCGATTGTGCGGGTTGTTGCTGAAGCCCGAACCAAAAAGGAGGTTGAAAACATTTTGCAGGTTGTCACCGGTTTGGTGAA